The following coding sequences lie in one Peribacillus frigoritolerans genomic window:
- the smpB gene encoding SsrA-binding protein SmpB, translating to MPKGSGKQLAQNKKAYHDFFIEETFEAGIVLKGTEIKAIRAARVNLKDAFAKIENGEIYLYNMHVSPYEQGNQFNHDPLRTRKLLLHKKEISKLIGVTKETGYTIVPLKMYLKNGFAKVLIGLGKGKKQYDKREDLKKKEAKRDIERAFRDRQKM from the coding sequence ATGCCAAAAGGCTCAGGTAAACAACTAGCACAAAATAAAAAGGCTTATCATGATTTCTTTATTGAAGAAACGTTTGAAGCCGGAATCGTTTTGAAGGGGACTGAAATCAAGGCCATCCGTGCGGCCCGAGTGAATTTGAAGGATGCCTTCGCTAAAATAGAAAATGGAGAAATCTATCTTTATAATATGCATGTAAGCCCCTATGAGCAGGGAAACCAGTTTAACCATGACCCGTTGCGGACACGGAAGCTTCTTTTGCATAAGAAAGAAATCAGTAAACTGATCGGTGTAACGAAGGAAACAGGTTACACGATTGTACCGTTGAAAATGTATTTGAAAAATGGCTTTGCCAAGGTTTTGATCGGTCTGGGTAAAGGGAAGAAGCAATATGACAAGCGTGAAGACCTGAAGAAGAAGGAAGCGAAACGTGATATCGAACGTGCTTTCCGTGATCGGCAGAAAATGTAG